The genome window CGGTTTCAGTATCTCCGAGGAAGCGGCAATCTACGATGCGGAAGATAAAATTTCCGGAGCACCCCTGTTCAACCGCCCGGATTTCGTCAACACGGTCAAGCTGGCCTATGCGCACGCCGCGCTGGGTCTGAACGTCAATTTCCGGATAATCTCCACCGGCGCGCAGTACCTCTCGCTCGATGAGCAAGTTAACGGCTACACGGTCTGCAACCTTCACCTCTCGAAAGCGGTCGCCGACAATTTCCGGCTCAACGGCGGGATCAACAACCTGTTCAACGCAGACAGCTATTTCCCGCAATTCCAGGGGACGGGCACGTATTTTTACATGGGAATTTCGCTGGATTACAGGTAAATTACCTCAATTCATCTGCAATTCATATCTCATTCTGAATCCGGAAACAAGTGACGGTGGAAAGCGATCCCTCCAGCGCCGGAGAGTCTGCCGGGAGGAATAACAGGAATCCGGCCCTTTTACCTCCGGAAAACTTGAACGCCCCCGCGAATAGTTATAATATTCACGGGGGCGTTTTATCTGCGGTAAACCGCTGCTGTCAGCCCTTTTTCGGAGACTTTCCACCGTGCTGATATTCGCGCCCGTACGGATGGGCACTCCGCCGGACCGGAGGACGCCGCAGGGTTCCTGGTGGAATCAGTGTCCGCCCGGCTGCAACCGATACGTTGACAGCGCGGCCGGGATTTGACTCGTTACCCAACTGAAAGCACACTGGTTGGGCCGTCTGAGGGACACCAACCCTCGCAGCCCGCCCTCGGCCCATAAGGAAAACAGCTAAAAAAATCCGCCGGAGTTCCGATAATAATATTACGGGCCGGGAAACAGTTGGTGATCTTAAACTTTTTGGCATTAAGGATTCTGTAGGCCGGCATGATATTTTTCGGCAGAAAATCTTACAGAACTATGGCCGGACTGACTGTCAAAACATTGTCCGCCGCAATGCTGATAGCGGCCCTGGGAGGCTGCGCCGGTGGGAGCCTGCTCAGTCCCAGGCCGATGATCGGGCGGGACAGGC of Candidatus Glassbacteria bacterium contains these proteins:
- a CDS encoding TonB-dependent receptor, whose translation is GFSISEEAAIYDAEDKISGAPLFNRPDFVNTVKLAYAHAALGLNVNFRIISTGAQYLSLDEQVNGYTVCNLHLSKAVADNFRLNGGINNLFNADSYFPQFQGTGTYFYMGISLDYR